Proteins from one Mesotoga infera genomic window:
- the secD gene encoding protein translocase subunit SecD: MRANQKRLIVTVVVLVGALLPLLIPHGNAPSGSSFMDKIAANIKLGLDIKGGALLEYQMVTDVSKEEMSALADRVIEVLRTRLDAAGFTEATVEKITTAISFGEDIPPVRVRVQIPGITDVLRAESLVGKTGKLYFADVLAIETSSSTPSIPAGMSLEISKRKLQGGEPFWIKELHFGEYVNGVQNNTWYFISPRIAVGSSYLELDGSVVTEAKSLINNQPRPGQGRFMVSLKFNSEGSKTFREITSVKSTYTDTDIRKRLAIVLDENVIIAPLVQTQISDGNAVIEGLNSLDEAKEVSILVGSGNLPVELSAFNKRVLSPTLGRDIINASLWAGIGGLILIMIYMLVIYGKMGIVANIALLYNGVLLMGMVSLTGSILTLPGIAGIVLTIGMTVDGNVLIFERIKEEFRLGKTTENAIDSAFSKVIWTIFDANLTTILAGIVLFYFGTGTVKGFAITLIIGVIGAMFTNIVVSRTVLTAMAGGIKPERYLKTKKVNEGREAR, translated from the coding sequence ATGAGAGCAAACCAAAAACGCTTGATCGTAACCGTTGTGGTACTTGTAGGAGCCTTGCTACCCCTGCTTATACCGCACGGTAATGCTCCATCCGGCAGCAGTTTCATGGATAAGATCGCTGCCAATATCAAGCTGGGTCTCGATATTAAGGGAGGGGCCCTTCTTGAGTACCAGATGGTCACAGACGTTTCGAAAGAAGAAATGAGCGCTCTGGCCGACAGAGTCATAGAAGTTTTGAGAACCAGGCTGGATGCTGCCGGTTTCACCGAAGCAACCGTCGAAAAGATCACGACGGCTATCTCTTTCGGCGAGGATATACCTCCCGTCAGGGTTAGGGTCCAGATCCCGGGTATCACAGATGTGTTGCGCGCTGAGAGTCTTGTCGGAAAGACAGGTAAGCTTTATTTCGCCGATGTTCTCGCCATAGAGACGTCGAGTTCGACTCCATCAATTCCCGCGGGAATGTCTCTGGAAATAAGCAAGCGAAAACTCCAGGGCGGAGAGCCTTTCTGGATAAAAGAACTCCATTTCGGTGAATACGTTAATGGAGTTCAGAACAACACCTGGTACTTTATAAGTCCCAGAATCGCCGTCGGGTCAAGCTATCTAGAGCTTGACGGCAGCGTTGTCACAGAAGCCAAATCCTTGATTAACAACCAGCCCAGACCTGGGCAGGGTAGATTCATGGTCTCACTGAAGTTCAACTCCGAAGGTTCTAAGACTTTCAGGGAGATCACATCTGTCAAATCCACTTACACCGACACCGATATCAGAAAGAGACTGGCGATCGTTCTCGACGAGAATGTAATAATCGCCCCTCTGGTTCAGACACAGATCAGTGACGGAAACGCTGTCATAGAAGGGTTAAATTCTCTTGACGAGGCGAAAGAAGTTTCCATTCTGGTCGGAAGCGGAAACCTGCCGGTCGAGCTTTCGGCTTTCAACAAACGCGTTCTCTCGCCGACTCTCGGTAGAGACATCATCAACGCCAGCCTCTGGGCAGGAATCGGTGGGTTGATCCTGATAATGATATATATGCTGGTCATTTACGGAAAGATGGGCATCGTAGCCAACATTGCTCTGCTTTACAACGGTGTTCTATTGATGGGTATGGTTTCGTTGACCGGCTCGATACTAACACTGCCCGGTATTGCCGGTATCGTTCTTACGATAGGTATGACCGTCGACGGAAACGTTCTCATCTTCGAAAGAATAAAGGAAGAGTTCCGGCTGGGAAAAACCACGGAAAATGCTATAGATTCGGCCTTCTCGAAAGTCATCTGGACGATCTTCGATGCCAATCTCACTACTATACTTGCCGGTATAGTTCTCTTCTACTTCGGCACGGGAACCGTTAAAGGCTTCGCAATAACTCTCATAATCGGTGTAATCGGAGCTATGTTTACCAACATAGTTGTCTCGAGAACGGTCCTGACGGCGATGGCCGGTGGTATCAAACCGGAAAGGTACCTCAAGACGAAAAAAGTAAATGAAGGGAGAGAAGCCAGATGA
- the uppS gene encoding polyprenyl diphosphate synthase yields MSLPGHVAIIMDGNGRWAEKRGLERIEGHRRGAEIADAASHWCADLGIKYVTLYAFSTENWKRPEREVSFLFELMLVYIASQLQNMLDESVRMRFIGRINDLPEKLREFAKHIEARTASGKKLTVIVALNYGGRAEIVDSVNRFIESQRIDEKRRITEEDITGNLYLPEVPDPDLIIRTSGEERLSNFLMWQSIYSELYFTKTLWPDFTKEEFLEIMEEYSKRKRRFGAHQ; encoded by the coding sequence ATGAGCCTTCCCGGTCATGTTGCCATAATAATGGACGGTAACGGCCGCTGGGCGGAAAAGAGAGGACTGGAAAGAATAGAAGGACACAGAAGAGGGGCGGAAATTGCCGATGCAGCCTCCCACTGGTGCGCCGATCTAGGCATCAAGTACGTGACTTTGTACGCTTTCTCCACCGAAAATTGGAAGAGACCGGAAAGAGAAGTGAGCTTTCTCTTCGAGCTTATGTTGGTGTATATAGCGAGCCAGTTGCAGAACATGCTGGACGAGAGTGTAAGGATGCGCTTCATAGGCCGGATAAACGATCTTCCTGAAAAGTTAAGAGAGTTCGCGAAGCATATCGAAGCAAGAACGGCCAGTGGAAAGAAGCTTACTGTAATAGTCGCCCTAAATTACGGTGGACGCGCGGAGATAGTGGATTCGGTTAACAGGTTTATTGAAAGCCAGAGAATTGACGAAAAGAGAAGAATAACGGAGGAAGATATCACCGGCAATCTCTATTTACCGGAAGTACCCGATCCCGACCTTATAATAAGAACCTCCGGCGAGGAACGGCTCAGCAATTTCCTCATGTGGCAGAGTATATACAGCGAGCTTTATTTCACAAAGACTCTCTGGCCAGACTTCACCAAAGAGGAGTTTCTCGAGATAATGGAGGAGTACTCGAAGAGAAAACGAAGGTTTGGTGCCCATCAATGA
- a CDS encoding phospholipase D-like domain-containing protein, which translates to MKGTLIALALLIKVAVLSVVFFTDDGTAVERIVELLESAEKEVILVSYSLDDREVMESLERQGARGVDIKIMIDDSTIGRTLGESATLEMLTDSTQALIHSKFIVVDREKVLFGTGNFTQGSLREDSNSFIQIDSKELAGIFIDFYEAIISGESREPKCFENMEFYLCPSEKARERVIREIMKARHEISFAMFAFTDPSVLSALKFKASHGVWVSGVLDSWNLSSPLEDFLSTGMDVIWGDASFTIHDKTFVIDGRKIITGSANATLSGWGKNREIVAIIDSEGLSRQYLEHIEYLKGGYAR; encoded by the coding sequence TTGAAAGGTACGCTTATCGCGTTGGCGCTTTTGATAAAAGTAGCGGTCCTTTCGGTCGTTTTCTTCACGGATGACGGAACCGCAGTTGAAAGGATAGTAGAGCTTCTAGAATCGGCCGAGAAGGAGGTTATTCTCGTCTCTTACTCGCTGGATGATCGCGAGGTCATGGAGAGCCTGGAAAGGCAAGGCGCAAGAGGAGTGGATATCAAAATAATGATCGACGATTCGACCATTGGAAGGACTCTCGGAGAGTCTGCCACCCTCGAGATGCTCACCGATAGCACACAGGCCCTGATTCACTCCAAGTTCATCGTGGTGGATAGAGAAAAGGTTCTGTTCGGAACGGGCAACTTTACACAGGGTAGCCTCAGGGAGGATTCTAACAGTTTCATTCAGATCGATTCAAAAGAGCTGGCCGGGATATTCATCGATTTCTATGAAGCTATAATTAGTGGGGAATCGAGAGAGCCAAAGTGCTTCGAGAACATGGAATTCTATCTCTGCCCTTCAGAAAAAGCAAGGGAGAGAGTGATAAGGGAGATTATGAAGGCCCGGCACGAGATCTCGTTTGCCATGTTCGCCTTCACGGATCCGTCAGTTCTTTCCGCTCTCAAGTTCAAGGCATCCCACGGAGTTTGGGTTTCTGGTGTTCTTGACAGCTGGAACCTCTCCTCTCCTCTGGAAGACTTCCTCTCCACCGGGATGGATGTTATCTGGGGAGACGCCTCTTTCACAATTCATGACAAGACCTTTGTAATAGATGGCAGAAAAATCATAACAGGCTCTGCAAACGCAACTTTGAGTGGTTGGGGCAAGAATAGAGAAATCGTTGCTATAATAGACTCCGAGGGACTTTCAAGACAGTATCTTGAACATATTGAGTATCTCAAAGGGGGGTATGCACGGTGA
- the secF gene encoding protein translocase subunit SecF yields the protein MNFNIDFVGKRKYYVTLSLLLIAVSLVFVFTKGFNFGVDFTGGIEVSVSVPDENMTVAEVRSLLSAEDANLASARIIKQRPLLEEGTVEESGRFSIIIDSSESEEAVRGKMLRALSSEGVTDKNILSISTISGYAAQEIRGYAWIAVVVSIALLLLYITIRFKFSFAVGAILALVHDVVIVLGFYSIFGIEINAPVIASLLTLVGYSLNDTIVVYDRIRENRKKMRGADGVETIVNRSINEVIVRSLNTSLTTFIAVLTLYIFSGEVLRPFAFGMLVGVIVGTYSSLYIASPIVITWLKNSENRKHA from the coding sequence ATGAACTTCAACATAGACTTTGTAGGCAAGAGGAAGTACTATGTAACTCTTTCTCTTCTTTTGATAGCAGTTTCCCTGGTTTTCGTATTCACTAAAGGTTTCAACTTCGGTGTGGATTTCACCGGCGGTATAGAAGTCAGTGTCTCCGTTCCCGATGAGAACATGACCGTGGCAGAGGTCAGGAGCCTTCTTTCGGCTGAGGACGCAAACTTAGCATCCGCGAGGATAATAAAGCAGAGGCCGCTTCTGGAAGAGGGCACCGTGGAAGAGTCCGGCAGGTTCTCCATAATCATTGACAGCAGCGAGAGCGAAGAGGCTGTCAGGGGAAAGATGCTCAGGGCACTGAGTAGCGAAGGCGTGACCGATAAGAACATCCTCTCCATAAGCACCATATCCGGATATGCCGCCCAGGAGATCAGAGGCTACGCCTGGATAGCCGTGGTGGTATCCATAGCTTTGCTCCTGTTGTACATAACCATAAGGTTCAAGTTTTCTTTCGCCGTTGGAGCCATACTTGCTCTGGTCCACGACGTGGTGATCGTTCTAGGTTTCTACAGCATTTTCGGTATCGAGATCAACGCTCCGGTTATTGCCTCTCTGTTGACTCTGGTGGGATACTCTCTTAACGATACGATAGTCGTTTACGACAGGATAAGGGAAAACAGGAAGAAGATGCGCGGTGCCGACGGTGTCGAAACGATCGTCAATAGAAGCATAAACGAAGTGATAGTGAGGTCCTTGAACACGTCATTAACAACTTTCATAGCCGTTTTAACACTGTACATATTCTCAGGAGAGGTGCTCCGGCCATTCGCTTTCGGAATGTTGGTCGGAGTGATTGTAGGAACATACTCTTCTCTGTACATAGCCAGTCCGATAGTAATAACCTGGCTGAAGAATTCCGAAAACAGGAAGCACGCCTGA
- a CDS encoding phosphatidate cytidylyltransferase codes for MKKLSETTIRIVTAAVIAPFVILCFVNYFSFIGLVSSVVLFASYEYLKFSLKSTNHDVVRVVISGIIPAIIVVYGILLYRSSFMSFQRPELIFAVGVISLSSIVIMTVSDVKGAKEIIVNSVFSLVYVGFNLAFFYHIYLRFGSSMALLALTSVWLFDTGAYFSGKRFGKIRISPSYSPKKSLEGVIGGYITTILFIIAFIYISGLLGLYNGPELGLFQIAILAMVVSIFGTIGDIVESSFKRYHGVKDSGNLLPGHGGMLDRIDGVLFVTPMFYIFLTLLT; via the coding sequence ATGAAGAAACTGTCAGAGACCACTATCAGAATAGTAACCGCTGCTGTTATAGCTCCATTTGTAATTCTTTGCTTTGTCAATTACTTTTCTTTCATAGGATTGGTCTCGTCCGTTGTGCTATTTGCCAGCTACGAATACTTGAAGTTCAGTCTGAAAAGCACCAATCACGATGTCGTAAGAGTGGTTATATCCGGTATCATCCCAGCCATAATCGTCGTGTATGGCATTTTGCTTTATAGATCAAGCTTTATGAGCTTTCAAAGACCCGAGCTGATATTTGCGGTCGGCGTGATCTCTTTATCCTCGATCGTCATAATGACGGTATCAGACGTCAAGGGTGCGAAGGAAATTATTGTGAATTCGGTTTTTTCACTCGTATACGTAGGGTTCAATCTGGCCTTCTTCTACCATATATATCTTCGCTTCGGCTCTTCGATGGCCCTGTTGGCGTTGACCTCTGTATGGCTTTTCGACACAGGCGCTTACTTTTCGGGCAAGCGATTCGGGAAAATCAGAATCTCGCCCAGTTACAGTCCCAAGAAAAGTCTCGAGGGTGTGATCGGCGGATATATAACAACCATCCTTTTTATTATCGCTTTCATCTATATCAGTGGTCTACTTGGACTCTACAATGGACCGGAACTGGGGCTGTTTCAGATAGCGATTCTCGCCATGGTAGTATCGATCTTCGGTACGATAGGCGATATAGTTGAGTCTTCATTCAAGAGATATCACGGCGTTAAGGATTCGGGCAACTTGTTGCCCGGTCACGGTGGTATGCTTGATCGTATAGATGGCGTGCTCTTCGTGACACCCATGTTTTATATATTTCTGACTTTGTTGACCTGA
- the frr gene encoding ribosome recycling factor yields the protein MMSSLLKDAENRMKKSVEKIVEEYGQMRTGRPSPALLESVKVDYYGVPTPINQLATITVTEDRTLIIKPWDKTVLSQIEKAIFASKLDLTPMNDGVNIKLSFPTPTTEQRDKWVKIARENAEKGKIAVRNIRRDVIKEARDLQKASEMTEDDLKKFEEDIQELTNKYVLEMDKAFEKKSKEIMEF from the coding sequence ATGATGAGTAGTCTTCTAAAAGATGCCGAAAACAGAATGAAGAAGAGTGTGGAGAAGATCGTTGAGGAATACGGTCAAATGAGGACGGGAAGACCTTCGCCGGCACTTCTAGAGTCAGTGAAAGTCGATTACTACGGTGTTCCTACTCCTATAAATCAACTCGCTACCATCACCGTAACCGAAGACAGAACCCTGATCATAAAACCCTGGGACAAAACGGTCCTCAGCCAGATCGAAAAAGCCATATTCGCCTCCAAGCTCGACCTGACTCCGATGAACGACGGTGTAAATATCAAGCTGAGCTTCCCTACTCCAACCACCGAACAGAGAGATAAATGGGTGAAGATAGCCAGAGAAAACGCCGAAAAGGGCAAAATCGCCGTGAGAAACATCAGGAGAGATGTGATAAAGGAGGCCAGAGATCTTCAGAAGGCCTCTGAAATGACAGAGGATGATCTTAAGAAATTCGAAGAGGATATCCAGGAATTGACCAATAAGTACGTTCTTGAAATGGACAAGGCCTTCGAGAAGAAGAGCAAGGAAATCATGGAGTTCTGA
- a CDS encoding NAD+ synthase, whose product MAQINTTVGDLEGNKKIILSSIDSARSAGAGILLFPELTITGYPPEDLLLHTGFLRDNIRVLKEVEAYTTGSDTMVVVGFVDFSLEIYNAAAIIQNGEIKGVYRKMNLPNYSVFDERRYFTPGSRPLIIMSGSLKIGVNICEDIWVPAGPTNDQAIAGANLILNLSASPFTSTKNLTRMSLLQTRAMEYSCCMLYCNHVGGQDELVFDGRSTAIMPDGHRIVARSFEEDFLVIDIDTDQSTRYNLLEGKRKGYCKKAEVEEINVIIPQRKHQEFLPEETYRVSSEEDDLIDSLVLGLRDYTKKNGFKKVVLGLSGGMDSSLVAALAVKALGKENVIGVMMPSRITSDESKKDAVELAKNLGIETFEIPIESVFDSINGLMRPVFSDRTHDVTEENFQARIRGIILMGLSNKFGWLVLATGNKSEMATGYATLYGDMAGGLAILKDLYKTQIYRIAKRINEQTGTEIIPRNVFLKAPTAELREGQKDQDSLPPYEILDGILRLYIEESFSLDEIVSKGFDRETVEYVLRLLQRSEYKRKQGAPGIKVSKRAFGKDWRMPITNKYRD is encoded by the coding sequence ATGGCCCAGATAAATACAACGGTCGGCGATCTGGAAGGGAACAAAAAGATCATTCTCAGCTCGATAGACAGTGCTAGATCGGCCGGGGCGGGAATACTTCTCTTCCCGGAACTCACCATAACGGGGTATCCTCCGGAGGACTTGCTGTTGCACACGGGTTTCCTTCGCGACAATATCAGAGTTCTGAAGGAAGTCGAGGCTTATACGACCGGTAGTGACACGATGGTCGTGGTAGGCTTCGTAGATTTTTCTTTGGAGATATACAACGCAGCGGCAATTATTCAGAACGGTGAGATAAAGGGAGTATACAGAAAGATGAACCTGCCCAACTATTCCGTTTTCGATGAGAGACGGTACTTCACCCCAGGTTCCCGTCCTCTGATAATCATGAGTGGCAGTTTGAAGATCGGAGTGAACATATGCGAGGATATCTGGGTCCCAGCAGGACCGACAAACGATCAGGCGATAGCCGGCGCGAATCTCATTTTGAATCTTTCGGCTTCACCCTTCACTTCGACCAAGAACCTAACCAGAATGTCGCTCCTCCAAACGCGAGCGATGGAATATTCCTGCTGTATGCTTTACTGTAATCACGTGGGTGGTCAGGACGAGCTCGTTTTCGACGGTAGAAGCACCGCGATAATGCCAGACGGTCATAGAATAGTCGCCAGATCCTTCGAGGAGGATTTCCTTGTCATAGACATTGATACCGATCAATCGACGCGATACAACCTCCTGGAGGGCAAGAGAAAGGGCTATTGCAAAAAGGCCGAAGTCGAAGAAATAAATGTAATAATACCCCAGAGAAAACACCAGGAGTTTCTTCCTGAAGAGACCTATAGAGTTTCGTCCGAGGAAGATGACCTGATTGATTCGTTGGTGCTAGGCCTTAGGGACTATACAAAGAAGAACGGATTCAAGAAGGTCGTTTTGGGTCTCAGTGGTGGTATGGATTCCTCGCTTGTTGCCGCACTGGCCGTAAAAGCGCTCGGCAAAGAAAACGTCATAGGCGTGATGATGCCCTCCAGAATAACCTCCGACGAGTCGAAAAAAGATGCCGTCGAACTGGCTAAAAATTTGGGAATAGAGACATTCGAGATTCCAATTGAAAGTGTCTTCGATTCGATCAACGGGTTAATGAGACCGGTGTTCTCAGACAGGACTCACGATGTAACCGAAGAGAATTTTCAGGCGAGAATCAGGGGGATTATTCTTATGGGGCTGTCAAACAAATTCGGTTGGCTGGTTCTTGCTACGGGTAACAAGAGTGAAATGGCAACCGGATACGCAACGCTTTACGGAGATATGGCTGGAGGTCTAGCAATACTGAAAGACCTCTACAAGACCCAGATTTACAGGATAGCCAAGAGGATCAACGAACAGACCGGCACGGAGATCATACCTCGTAACGTCTTTTTAAAAGCTCCAACGGCAGAACTAAGAGAAGGCCAGAAAGACCAGGATTCCCTTCCACCTTATGAAATACTCGACGGCATACTCAGGCTATATATCGAAGAGAGCTTTTCACTGGATGAAATAGTGAGCAAGGGATTCGATAGAGAGACGGTTGAATATGTGTTAAGGCTCCTGCAAAGAAGTGAATACAAACGCAAGCAAGGGGCACCGGGTATAAAGGTATCGAAAAGGGCTTTCGGTAAGGACTGGAGAATGCCGATTACGAACAAGTACAGAGATTGA
- the yajC gene encoding preprotein translocase subunit YajC: MLPILSFIAYAPAGDAAAPTADTGAASGGFTGIIIWLVLMVAFFYFLIIMPQRKRDKQFKQMMEKLKVGDKVVTAGGIIGKITLIKPDSLRLRTGTGTELDVTRKAIAVVVNRGEGDKEEIEPDVTVKQ, encoded by the coding sequence ATGTTACCAATCCTAAGTTTTATAGCATACGCTCCCGCTGGCGATGCGGCCGCTCCAACGGCTGACACCGGTGCGGCAAGCGGAGGCTTCACCGGGATCATAATCTGGCTGGTCCTTATGGTCGCCTTTTTCTACTTTCTCATCATCATGCCCCAGAGAAAGAGAGACAAGCAGTTCAAGCAGATGATGGAGAAACTCAAGGTAGGCGATAAAGTAGTTACGGCAGGAGGAATAATCGGGAAGATTACATTGATAAAACCAGACAGCCTCAGATTGAGGACGGGCACCGGTACGGAACTCGATGTAACCAGGAAAGCGATAGCCGTTGTCGTTAACAGGGGCGAGGGAGACAAAGAAGAGATCGAGCCCGATGTGACAGTCAAGCAGTAA
- a CDS encoding PAS domain S-box protein — MFDFYSKPRIILVGRSQKDARRLIEAFDDRFDVRYVEEISDEFSRFSDAMIFDYVTEEIIKSLRAATIPYLCLVGSEKSVAKHELKPGEYLLKGPGYLHYLPEIVFSMLEKHRLQKTLDFEREKYMGLVNSMGCGMLIIRKRDGNVIFSNKVAQRLLGYEESEIEKTRLQDLVYDEPLALNLVLEREGVNSDREIVMLTRTNGKIYVIFNTSEMLYGAERVVQFTFMDISKQKRDREELIFQWRFLDNAEEIAIAVDERGRIVYLNRFAAEIHGYSREEMIGNNLSNYLVQNEMEAKSRQFEIMSSGKWKGRQLHKKKDGSVFVVESKRSVLRVDDNVYELIIGMDLTESIELQRSYNLHSLLLNGTEDIAIATDMDGRVIYMNKAAQKFFKTSLESIHHKLPEEIPSENLREFLRNGLSCETCDEGSRIITIVDDSATSNRVEFSGKVVKDEEGDVGTIFIGRRIAGSGSRSVI; from the coding sequence GTGTTCGATTTCTATTCTAAACCCAGAATTATACTTGTAGGTAGAAGCCAGAAAGATGCAAGAAGATTAATAGAGGCTTTCGATGATCGTTTCGATGTCCGTTATGTCGAAGAGATATCTGATGAATTCAGCCGGTTTTCAGATGCAATGATCTTCGATTACGTAACCGAAGAGATCATCAAAAGCCTCAGAGCGGCGACCATCCCATACCTCTGTTTGGTCGGAAGCGAAAAATCTGTGGCCAAACACGAACTCAAACCGGGCGAGTATCTTCTCAAAGGGCCGGGGTATCTTCACTATCTACCGGAGATAGTCTTTTCTATGCTTGAGAAGCACAGACTTCAGAAGACACTGGATTTCGAGCGGGAAAAGTACATGGGTCTAGTAAACAGCATGGGATGCGGTATGCTTATCATTAGGAAACGCGATGGCAACGTGATCTTCTCAAATAAAGTTGCTCAGAGACTTCTTGGCTATGAAGAGAGTGAAATCGAGAAAACACGCCTTCAGGATTTGGTGTACGATGAGCCGCTCGCGTTGAACCTAGTTCTTGAGAGAGAGGGCGTCAATTCAGATAGAGAGATAGTTATGCTGACCCGCACCAATGGAAAGATATACGTTATCTTCAACACCTCCGAGATGCTTTATGGAGCCGAGAGAGTCGTACAGTTCACTTTCATGGACATATCCAAACAGAAACGAGATAGGGAAGAGCTGATCTTCCAGTGGCGCTTTCTGGACAACGCCGAGGAAATTGCCATCGCCGTTGATGAAAGGGGAAGAATCGTCTATCTTAACCGTTTTGCCGCCGAAATTCACGGCTATAGCAGAGAAGAGATGATCGGCAACAACCTGAGCAACTATCTGGTGCAGAATGAAATGGAGGCAAAATCCAGACAGTTTGAAATAATGAGCTCGGGAAAATGGAAAGGCAGACAGTTGCACAAAAAGAAAGACGGCTCTGTCTTCGTTGTAGAATCCAAAAGAAGCGTTCTCCGTGTCGATGATAACGTTTATGAATTGATCATCGGCATGGACCTGACCGAGAGCATAGAGCTTCAGAGAAGTTATAACCTTCATTCCCTGCTGCTTAACGGGACCGAGGATATAGCGATCGCAACCGATATGGACGGCCGAGTTATTTACATGAACAAGGCCGCTCAGAAGTTCTTCAAAACCTCTCTTGAATCTATCCATCACAAACTGCCTGAAGAAATACCGTCGGAAAATCTACGGGAGTTCCTCAGGAACGGTCTCTCCTGTGAAACTTGCGATGAAGGCTCCAGAATAATCACCATAGTCGATGATTCTGCCACTTCAAACCGTGTGGAATTCAGCGGTAAAGTCGTCAAAGATGAAGAAGGAGATGTCGGCACGATCTTCATAGGTCGGAGAATAGCCGGTTCTGGTAGCAGATCGGTTATATAG